A single Calidifontibacter indicus DNA region contains:
- the lnt gene encoding apolipoprotein N-acyltransferase encodes MSSAKLARLGLPARCLLAVLGGLALWLAFPGVAWWPMAPVGVALITLSTVGTRARNGFLLGLLGGLACFLPTLHWSGIYVGDLPWIALSITESLYLAFMGLAIAVVQRTGKVRPGAVAALWVLQETLRSNVPFGGFPWARLAWTTADSPLMRFASIAGAPGLTFLVALLGALIALGVLRLVGRTAGRIDGHTDGDTERHIDVRRVLIPFAATAIIAATAFVVPVPTSGRPMQVIGIQGNVPTAGLDFNAQRRAVLDNHVTATAQAAVMVRSGQIAHPDLVVWPENSSDIDPTRNADAATEIAQTVANINAPLIVGAVLEEPAPKVSNTSMLYLPGKGLVDRYVKQHPVPFAEYMPYRNFFRKFSDKVDLLTTEFTHGQKVGVFDIPTSRGNVKVGPVICFEIAYDSITRAPVDRGAQLLIVQTNNATFGYTAESEQQLAISQVRAVEHGRSVVHVSTVGVSGLITPDGMVHDRSSLFTRKVLAGTLPLRSSTTLADRWGPLPEYLVDAAAVVAVALAARGNRKRRRDVTDSADPADDSSTTDDAGESTDETTETEEGARV; translated from the coding sequence ATGTCCTCCGCAAAGCTCGCCCGGCTCGGGCTGCCCGCCCGCTGCTTGCTCGCCGTGCTCGGCGGGCTCGCACTCTGGCTGGCGTTCCCCGGGGTCGCGTGGTGGCCGATGGCGCCGGTCGGCGTCGCATTGATCACCTTGTCGACCGTCGGCACCCGGGCACGGAACGGGTTCCTGCTGGGACTTCTCGGTGGACTCGCGTGCTTCCTGCCGACGCTGCACTGGAGCGGCATCTACGTCGGCGACCTGCCGTGGATCGCCCTGTCGATCACCGAATCGCTCTACCTGGCGTTCATGGGCCTCGCCATCGCCGTCGTCCAGCGCACCGGCAAGGTGCGCCCGGGAGCCGTGGCCGCGCTGTGGGTGCTGCAGGAAACCCTGCGATCGAACGTGCCCTTCGGTGGCTTCCCCTGGGCCCGGCTGGCCTGGACCACCGCCGACTCGCCCCTGATGCGCTTCGCGTCGATCGCCGGCGCACCCGGCCTCACCTTCCTGGTCGCGCTGCTCGGAGCGCTCATCGCGCTCGGCGTCCTGCGCCTCGTGGGCCGCACCGCGGGACGCATCGATGGACACACCGATGGAGACACCGAGCGACACATCGACGTGCGCCGGGTGCTCATCCCGTTCGCCGCCACCGCGATCATCGCGGCAACCGCGTTCGTCGTGCCCGTGCCCACCTCGGGCCGCCCGATGCAGGTCATCGGCATCCAAGGCAACGTGCCGACCGCCGGCCTCGACTTCAACGCCCAGCGCCGCGCCGTGCTCGACAACCACGTCACTGCGACCGCCCAGGCGGCCGTGATGGTGCGGTCCGGTCAGATCGCCCACCCCGACCTGGTCGTGTGGCCGGAGAACTCCTCCGACATCGACCCCACCCGCAATGCCGACGCCGCCACCGAGATCGCGCAGACCGTCGCGAACATCAACGCGCCCCTGATCGTCGGCGCCGTGCTGGAAGAGCCGGCCCCGAAGGTCTCCAACACCTCGATGCTGTACCTGCCCGGCAAGGGGCTGGTCGACCGTTACGTGAAGCAACACCCGGTGCCGTTCGCCGAGTACATGCCCTACCGCAACTTCTTCCGCAAGTTCTCCGACAAGGTCGACCTGCTGACCACCGAGTTCACCCACGGCCAGAAGGTCGGTGTCTTCGACATCCCGACCAGCCGCGGCAACGTCAAGGTCGGCCCGGTCATCTGTTTCGAGATCGCCTACGACTCGATCACCCGCGCTCCCGTCGACCGGGGCGCGCAACTGCTCATCGTGCAGACCAACAACGCGACCTTCGGTTACACCGCCGAGTCGGAACAGCAACTGGCGATCTCGCAGGTCCGCGCGGTCGAGCACGGCCGTTCCGTGGTGCACGTCTCGACCGTCGGGGTCAGCGGGTTGATCACACCCGACGGTATGGTGCACGACCGTTCGTCGTTGTTCACCCGAAAGGTGCTCGCTGGGACTCTGCCGTTGCGGTCGTCGACGACGCTCGCCGACCGATGGGGTCCGTTACCCGAGTACCTGGTCGACGCGGCAGCAGTCGTCGCCGTCGCGCTCGCCGCGCGCGGCAACCGAAAGCGCCGCCGCGACGTCACAGACTCCGCCGACCCGGCGGACGACAGCTCCACGACCGACGACGCGGGTGAGAGCACCGACGAGACCACCGAGACAGAAGAGGGAGCGCGTGTCTGA
- a CDS encoding 5'-3' exonuclease has product MEPTPRLLLLDSASLYFRAFFGVPDRRSRADVPINAVTGFLDMIATLVDREKPTDLVCCWDNDWRPAFRVEAIPSYKTHRLTEGSDVQEESPENLTPQVPIIRDVLAAIGLTRLGVDGYEADDVIGTLVQTHLGRMPVDVVTGDRDLFQLVDDAQDVRVLYTAKGGVREPDIIDQSFLQAKYGVATGAGYADMAALRGDTSDGLPGVPGVGEKTAAQLIARYGDLAGLRAAIDNGDPEIKGARRAKLEAASAYLDVAPRVVNVVRDMQLPADLVTSLPKQIADPERLDELVEEFGIGGSVGRVTKALSIA; this is encoded by the coding sequence ATGGAGCCCACTCCCCGACTGCTTCTGCTCGACTCTGCCAGCCTGTATTTTCGGGCGTTCTTCGGCGTGCCCGACCGGCGCTCGCGGGCGGACGTGCCAATCAACGCGGTGACCGGTTTTCTGGACATGATCGCCACCTTGGTCGACCGGGAGAAGCCGACCGACCTGGTGTGTTGTTGGGACAACGACTGGCGTCCGGCGTTCCGGGTGGAGGCGATCCCGTCGTACAAGACGCACCGCCTCACCGAGGGCAGTGACGTGCAGGAGGAGTCTCCGGAGAACCTCACGCCGCAGGTGCCGATCATCCGCGACGTGCTGGCGGCGATCGGCCTGACCCGGTTGGGTGTCGACGGCTACGAGGCCGACGACGTCATCGGCACGCTGGTGCAGACGCACCTGGGGCGGATGCCGGTGGACGTCGTGACCGGCGACCGTGACCTGTTCCAGTTGGTCGACGACGCCCAGGACGTGCGGGTGCTCTACACCGCCAAGGGCGGTGTGCGGGAGCCCGACATCATCGACCAGTCGTTCCTGCAGGCGAAGTACGGCGTGGCGACGGGTGCCGGATATGCCGACATGGCGGCCCTGCGTGGCGACACCAGTGACGGCCTGCCGGGCGTGCCGGGCGTCGGCGAGAAGACAGCCGCCCAGCTGATCGCTCGTTACGGCGACCTCGCGGGTCTGCGCGCCGCGATCGACAACGGTGACCCGGAGATCAAGGGTGCGCGCCGCGCGAAGCTGGAGGCGGCGTCCGCCTACCTGGACGTGGCTCCGCGGGTGGTCAACGTCGTGCGCGACATGCAGTTGCCGGCCGACCTGGTGACCAGCCTCCCGAAGCAGATCGCCGACCCCGAGCGCCTCGACGAGCTGGTCGAGGAGTTCGGGATCGGCGGATCCGTGGGACGTGTGACGAAGGCGTTGTCGATCGCCTGA
- the tatC gene encoding twin-arginine translocase subunit TatC, protein MALLRRKDNPEARMSLGDHFREFRRRALVAVLAILIAAIVGWVKFDVLYEWLVGPIKDLQTQRHNENINLNWGGKGVTGAFNVKLKVSMWVGLILASPVWLWQIWGFLAPGLTKKEKRISRLVVAAAVPLFLLGCWVSTFALPNAVRFLLGVTPGDAVNLPDANTYIAFVTRFILAFGIAFLLPVFLVGLNTAGVLPARVMIKGWRVAVMVIFVFAALMSPSPDAWSMLALAFPMVGLFYLACGISAILDRRKKKDRPQWLDVPDDHASTM, encoded by the coding sequence ATGGCACTGCTGCGTCGTAAGGACAATCCCGAAGCACGGATGTCCCTCGGCGATCACTTCCGCGAGTTCCGTCGCCGGGCGCTCGTCGCGGTGCTCGCGATCCTCATTGCGGCGATCGTCGGCTGGGTGAAGTTCGATGTGCTCTACGAATGGCTGGTCGGCCCGATCAAAGACCTGCAGACCCAGCGGCACAACGAGAACATCAACCTGAACTGGGGCGGCAAGGGCGTCACCGGAGCCTTCAACGTCAAGTTAAAGGTGTCGATGTGGGTGGGTCTGATTCTCGCCAGCCCGGTGTGGCTGTGGCAGATCTGGGGGTTCCTCGCGCCCGGCCTGACGAAGAAGGAGAAGCGGATCTCCCGCCTCGTCGTTGCGGCGGCGGTGCCGTTGTTCCTGCTCGGCTGCTGGGTCTCGACGTTCGCCCTGCCGAACGCCGTCCGGTTCCTGTTGGGCGTCACGCCGGGTGACGCGGTCAACCTGCCCGACGCCAACACCTACATCGCATTCGTCACGCGGTTCATCCTCGCGTTCGGCATCGCGTTCCTCCTGCCGGTCTTCCTGGTCGGTCTGAACACTGCGGGGGTGCTTCCGGCGCGGGTCATGATCAAGGGCTGGCGGGTGGCCGTCATGGTCATCTTCGTCTTCGCCGCACTGATGAGTCCGAGCCCCGACGCGTGGTCGATGCTGGCGCTCGCCTTTCCGATGGTCGGGCTGTTCTACCTCGCCTGCGGCATCTCGGCGATCCTCGACCGTCGGAAGAAGAAGGACCGTCCGCAATGGCTCGACGTGCCGGACGACCACGCCTCCACGATGTGA
- the tatA gene encoding Sec-independent protein translocase subunit TatA has product MWRNLFEGWHLVILILVIVVVFGWKRLPDAARSLGRSARILKSEVDEMKSESASSKASKETVNGETVKESADETVQQSEDRLRQQAQAGHPDGYPRHDQSDSGRSS; this is encoded by the coding sequence ATGTGGCGCAACCTCTTCGAGGGCTGGCACCTTGTCATCCTCATCCTCGTGATCGTCGTCGTCTTCGGCTGGAAGCGCCTGCCCGACGCCGCCCGGTCGCTCGGCCGTTCGGCCCGCATCCTCAAGAGCGAAGTCGATGAGATGAAGTCGGAGTCGGCGTCGTCCAAGGCGTCGAAGGAGACCGTCAACGGCGAGACCGTCAAGGAGTCCGCCGACGAGACGGTGCAGCAGTCCGAGGACCGCCTGCGCCAGCAAGCCCAGGCCGGTCACCCCGATGGCTACCCGCGGCACGACCAGTCCGACTCCGGCCGCTCCTCCTGA
- a CDS encoding polyprenol monophosphomannose synthase, producing the protein MSDTAREPLDRVLVLLPTYNELENLPLIMERIRAAVPDADVLVLDDNSPDGTGELADKMAADDPRVQVLHRTGKEGLGKAYLAGFAWGLERGYDALIEIDADGSHPPEVLPRMLEVAGEADLVIGSRWVPGGAIVNWPKSREIISRGGNLYIRLALGMPVKDATAGYRVYRASALRTMGLGDVSSQGYCFQVDLTWRAVRQGLVVAEVPITFVERQIGASKMDESIVREAMLNVTQWGLAHRVDQVKRLVGRR; encoded by the coding sequence GTGTCTGACACCGCCCGCGAACCGCTGGACCGCGTCCTGGTCCTGCTGCCGACGTACAACGAGCTGGAGAACCTCCCGCTCATCATGGAACGCATCCGTGCAGCAGTCCCGGACGCAGACGTGCTTGTGCTCGACGACAACTCACCCGACGGCACCGGCGAACTCGCCGACAAGATGGCCGCCGACGACCCGCGCGTCCAGGTGCTGCACCGCACCGGCAAGGAAGGGCTCGGCAAGGCCTACCTCGCCGGGTTCGCCTGGGGCCTCGAACGCGGCTACGACGCCCTCATCGAGATCGACGCCGACGGCAGCCACCCGCCGGAGGTGCTGCCCCGGATGCTCGAGGTGGCCGGCGAAGCCGACCTGGTCATCGGGTCGCGTTGGGTGCCCGGTGGCGCCATCGTCAACTGGCCGAAGTCGCGCGAGATCATCAGCCGTGGCGGCAACCTCTACATCCGTCTGGCCCTCGGCATGCCGGTGAAGGACGCGACCGCCGGCTACCGCGTCTACCGCGCATCGGCGCTGCGCACGATGGGCCTGGGCGACGTGTCGTCGCAGGGCTACTGCTTCCAGGTCGACCTGACCTGGCGCGCCGTCCGGCAGGGCCTCGTGGTCGCAGAAGTGCCGATCACGTTCGTCGAGCGGCAGATCGGTGCCTCCAAGATGGACGAGTCGATCGTGCGCGAAGCCATGCTCAACGTCACCCAATGGGGCCTGGCGCACCGGGTCGATCAGGTGAAACGGCTGGTGGGGAGACGCTGA
- a CDS encoding DEAD/DEAH box helicase, which translates to MPVPSTDNSPRRAFDSTHLDRFAEGYDFPLDDFQRAGCEAVQNGHGVLVAAPTGAGKTLVGEFAAYLALHTGRKTFYTTPIKALSNQKYTDLAARHGADKVGLLTGDSSINGEAPVVVMTTEVLRNMLYAGSDTLDGLGFVVMDEVHYLADRFRGAVWEEVIIQLPQQVQVVSLSATVSNAEEFGEWLRTVRGDTEVIVEEHRPVPLWQHMMVGQNLVDLFAESGGEKTVNPELRQRISAFRQRDDGPRGVRMDAGAPRGRRGRPGKAPSGPVRSGRPSRGPSRAEVIDALDKDGLLPAITFIFSRVGCDAAVSQLLAWGTRLIAPQEGERIRRLVEERIATLPEEDLTVLGYFDFVEGLTRGFAAHHAGMLPTFREIVEELFSAGRIQAVFATETLALGINMPARTVVLEKLVKFNGEAHAPVTPAEYTQLTGRAGRRGIDFEGHAVVLFGRDVDPESVAGLASTRTYPLNSSFVPTSNMAVNLVDRLGRGPARETLESSFAQFQADRSVVGHARSIKRNEEGLEGYAEAMRCHLGDFEEYAALRRELSDAEKQLSRRTSSANTAAAAVALSKLAVGDVIRIPQGRKDGLALVLSMDAPRRGLAQPYVLTEDARTKRLTEQDVRGPVATVGNLPVPKRFNHRDRKARADLASTLRIKMRDVRPGQVEAPDTEELRRLNARVGELREQLRRHPCHDCPYREQHARWAERWWKLRRETDGLQKMVDGRTHSVARTFERVCDQLAELGFLSADGQSVTADGRTLQRIFAEKDLLVAECLRQDVWKGLDAPSLASAVSAIVHQSRSKDGPDPDPRMPGKDVAEAVQRQYDVWEGLLEQAKRHHLTPPSEPDASIAWAIHRWAAGQRLETVLRGSELTAGDFVRRCKQIIDLLDQLADLDGYPAVSASAKRAVDLLLRGVVAADRLD; encoded by the coding sequence ATGCCTGTCCCGTCCACCGACAACAGCCCCCGTCGCGCGTTCGACAGCACCCACCTCGACCGATTCGCCGAGGGCTACGACTTCCCGCTCGACGACTTTCAGCGAGCCGGTTGCGAGGCTGTTCAGAACGGCCACGGAGTGCTCGTGGCTGCCCCGACCGGTGCCGGCAAGACGCTGGTGGGGGAGTTTGCCGCCTACCTCGCGCTGCACACCGGCCGCAAGACCTTCTACACGACCCCGATCAAGGCGCTGTCCAACCAGAAGTACACCGATCTCGCCGCCCGGCACGGCGCCGACAAGGTCGGACTGCTCACCGGCGACTCCTCGATCAACGGTGAGGCCCCCGTCGTGGTGATGACCACCGAGGTGCTGCGCAACATGCTGTACGCCGGCTCCGACACCCTCGACGGGCTCGGGTTCGTCGTGATGGACGAGGTGCACTACCTCGCCGACCGCTTCCGCGGCGCGGTCTGGGAGGAGGTGATCATCCAGTTGCCGCAGCAGGTGCAGGTGGTCTCGCTGTCGGCGACGGTCAGCAACGCCGAGGAGTTCGGCGAATGGCTGCGCACGGTGCGCGGCGACACCGAGGTGATCGTCGAGGAACACCGTCCGGTGCCGTTGTGGCAGCACATGATGGTCGGCCAGAACCTCGTCGACCTGTTCGCCGAGTCGGGCGGGGAGAAGACCGTCAATCCCGAACTGCGGCAGCGCATCTCGGCGTTCCGGCAGCGCGACGACGGCCCGCGCGGGGTGCGCATGGACGCGGGTGCGCCCCGCGGACGCCGTGGCCGCCCGGGCAAGGCGCCGTCCGGCCCGGTGCGTTCGGGTCGGCCCTCGCGCGGGCCGAGCCGCGCCGAGGTGATCGACGCGCTCGACAAGGACGGTCTGCTGCCGGCGATCACGTTCATCTTCAGTCGGGTCGGCTGCGACGCCGCGGTGTCGCAACTGCTGGCCTGGGGCACCCGGTTGATCGCGCCCCAGGAGGGGGAGCGTATCCGCCGGCTCGTCGAGGAACGCATCGCGACCCTGCCCGAGGAAGACCTCACCGTGCTGGGCTACTTCGACTTCGTGGAGGGGCTCACCCGCGGGTTCGCGGCTCATCACGCGGGCATGTTGCCGACCTTCCGCGAGATCGTCGAGGAACTCTTCTCCGCCGGCCGCATCCAAGCGGTCTTCGCCACCGAGACCCTCGCCCTCGGCATCAACATGCCCGCGCGCACCGTCGTGTTGGAGAAGTTGGTGAAGTTCAACGGCGAGGCGCATGCTCCGGTGACGCCGGCCGAGTACACCCAGCTGACCGGTCGCGCCGGGCGCCGCGGCATCGACTTCGAGGGCCACGCCGTCGTGCTCTTCGGCCGCGACGTCGACCCCGAGTCGGTGGCCGGCCTGGCCAGCACCCGCACCTACCCGCTCAACTCCAGCTTCGTCCCGACGTCCAACATGGCCGTCAACCTCGTCGACCGGCTCGGCCGCGGCCCGGCGCGAGAGACGTTGGAGTCGTCGTTCGCGCAGTTCCAGGCCGACCGGTCGGTGGTCGGGCACGCGCGCTCGATCAAGCGCAACGAGGAGGGCCTCGAGGGTTACGCCGAGGCGATGCGGTGCCATCTGGGCGACTTCGAGGAGTACGCCGCGCTGCGCCGTGAACTCTCCGACGCCGAGAAACAGCTGAGCCGGCGCACCTCGTCGGCCAACACCGCCGCGGCCGCCGTCGCCCTCTCCAAGCTCGCCGTCGGCGACGTCATCCGCATTCCACAGGGCCGCAAGGACGGTCTGGCGCTGGTGCTGTCGATGGACGCGCCGCGTCGTGGCCTCGCCCAGCCCTACGTGCTCACCGAGGACGCCCGCACCAAGCGGCTCACCGAGCAGGACGTGCGGGGCCCGGTTGCGACCGTGGGCAACCTGCCGGTGCCGAAGCGGTTCAACCACCGTGACCGCAAGGCGCGGGCCGACCTCGCCTCGACGTTGCGGATCAAGATGCGCGACGTGCGCCCCGGGCAGGTCGAGGCGCCCGACACCGAGGAACTGCGCCGGCTCAACGCACGGGTCGGCGAACTGCGCGAACAGTTGCGTCGTCACCCCTGCCACGACTGCCCCTACCGCGAACAACACGCCCGCTGGGCGGAGCGGTGGTGGAAGCTGCGCCGCGAGACCGACGGCCTGCAGAAGATGGTCGACGGGCGCACGCACAGCGTGGCCCGCACCTTCGAGCGGGTCTGCGACCAGCTCGCCGAGCTGGGGTTCTTGTCCGCCGACGGGCAGTCGGTGACGGCCGACGGCCGCACCCTGCAACGCATTTTCGCCGAGAAGGATCTGCTCGTCGCCGAGTGCCTGCGGCAGGACGTCTGGAAGGGCCTCGACGCGCCCTCACTGGCGTCGGCCGTGTCGGCGATCGTGCACCAGTCGCGCAGCAAGGACGGCCCCGACCCCGACCCCCGGATGCCCGGCAAGGACGTCGCCGAGGCCGTGCAGCGCCAGTACGACGTCTGGGAGGGGCTGCTGGAGCAGGCCAAGCGGCACCACCTGACGCCGCCGTCCGAACCCGACGCGTCGATCGCCTGGGCGATCCACCGCTGGGCGGCGGGGCAGCGCCTCGAGACGGTGCTGCGCGGCTCGGAGCTCACCGCGGGCGATTTCGTGCGGCGCTGCAAGCAGATCATCGACCTGCTCGACCAACTGGCCGACCTCGACGGGTATCCGGCCGTGTCGGCGAGCGCGAAACGGGCCGTCGATCTGCTGCTGCGGGGCGTGGTGGCGGCCGACCGCCTCGACTGA
- a CDS encoding Lrp/AsnC family transcriptional regulator, whose protein sequence is MEDLDRRIVALLASDGRLSFTDLAKETGLSVSAVHQRVRRLQERSAIKGYRAVVDHEAAGLPLTALVSITPFDASAPDDIPDRLRDIHQIVSCWSVAGEENYVLQVRVASPCELEELLARIRTAAAVTTRTTVVLSTPWEDRSPFTD, encoded by the coding sequence ATGGAAGACCTCGACCGGCGCATAGTCGCACTTCTCGCGTCCGACGGCCGGCTCAGCTTCACCGACCTGGCCAAGGAGACGGGGCTGTCGGTCAGCGCCGTGCACCAGCGGGTGCGTCGACTGCAGGAACGATCGGCGATCAAGGGCTACCGGGCCGTCGTCGACCACGAGGCCGCCGGGCTCCCGCTCACCGCGCTCGTCTCGATCACGCCGTTCGACGCGTCCGCACCCGACGACATCCCCGACCGGCTGCGCGACATCCACCAGATCGTGTCCTGCTGGTCGGTGGCGGGCGAGGAGAACTACGTGCTCCAGGTGCGCGTCGCCAGCCCCTGCGAACTCGAGGAACTCCTGGCGCGTATCCGAACGGCGGCAGCCGTCACCACCCGCACCACGGTCGTGCTCAGCACACCGTGGGAGGACCGCAGCCCGTTCACCGACTGA
- a CDS encoding PH domain-containing protein — protein sequence MAFSSKHLTQGESIELEFRTHIKRIIGPILVILAMIVLGVLAYFYLPDSGQPWTLIAVLVLCLIVLFIWGLIPIWKWRNTVFVLTNRRLITRTGIMAKAGRDIPLFRINDVQYEKGVSDRMLGCGTLLISDASDQPQLRLEDIPHVESVQVKINELLFSHSDSLDEGGHRRGASRERFAAPRDERGRDERGRDERGRDERGRDERPFDQQRYDDRPRYDDYNDSTGSDDRPQPYADGTGGRAPGYDGGETRAMPQLPPEDGNPNRY from the coding sequence ATGGCCTTTTCGAGTAAGCACCTCACCCAGGGCGAGTCGATCGAACTGGAGTTCCGTACTCACATCAAGCGGATCATCGGCCCCATCCTGGTGATCCTCGCGATGATCGTGCTCGGCGTCCTGGCGTACTTCTACCTGCCCGACAGCGGTCAGCCGTGGACGCTCATCGCGGTGCTCGTGCTCTGCCTCATCGTGCTGTTCATCTGGGGCCTCATCCCCATCTGGAAGTGGCGCAACACGGTCTTCGTGCTCACCAACCGTCGGCTGATCACGCGCACCGGCATCATGGCCAAGGCCGGCCGCGACATCCCGCTGTTCCGCATCAACGACGTGCAGTACGAGAAGGGTGTGAGCGACCGGATGCTCGGGTGCGGCACTCTGCTCATCTCCGACGCGTCCGACCAGCCGCAGCTGCGGCTTGAGGACATCCCGCACGTGGAGTCGGTGCAGGTGAAGATCAACGAGTTGTTGTTCAGCCACTCCGACTCCCTCGACGAGGGTGGCCACCGGCGCGGAGCCTCGCGTGAGCGCTTCGCCGCCCCGCGTGACGAGCGTGGACGTGACGAGCGTGGACGTGACGAGCGAGGGCGTGACGAGCGAGGGCGTGACGAGCGCCCGTTCGACCAGCAGCGGTACGACGACCGGCCGCGCTACGACGACTACAACGACTCCACCGGCTCCGACGACCGGCCGCAGCCGTATGCCGACGGCACCGGTGGCCGCGCCCCTGGTTACGACGGTGGCGAGACCCGGGCGATGCCGCAGCTTCCGCCCGAGGACGGCAACCCGAACCGCTACTGA
- a CDS encoding FxsA family protein codes for MAARRGRIGWAMFLFFLVMPVIEVIVIIMVGRRIGAWQTLGLLVLWSVVGAWLVKRQWRTAWRGLRTALQTGKMPARELTDAALVLIGGALLFLPGFVTDVLGLLLVLPFTRPLARPLLQAAVARRVLAGSGFAMQATETTYDSRPPHQQQDGRAAPGNAAGEEIIEGEIVDD; via the coding sequence ATGGCGGCGCGACGCGGACGCATCGGCTGGGCGATGTTCCTGTTCTTCCTGGTGATGCCGGTCATCGAGGTGATCGTGATCATCATGGTCGGACGCCGGATCGGGGCGTGGCAGACCCTCGGCCTGTTGGTGCTGTGGTCGGTTGTCGGCGCCTGGCTGGTAAAGCGCCAATGGCGCACCGCCTGGCGCGGACTGCGCACGGCGCTGCAGACCGGCAAGATGCCCGCCAGGGAACTCACCGACGCTGCGCTCGTGCTCATCGGTGGTGCGCTGCTGTTCCTGCCCGGGTTCGTCACCGACGTGCTCGGCTTGCTGCTGGTGCTGCCGTTCACCCGTCCGCTGGCACGGCCGTTGCTGCAGGCCGCGGTGGCACGCCGGGTGCTCGCCGGGTCGGGGTTCGCGATGCAGGCGACGGAAACGACCTACGACAGCCGGCCGCCGCATCAGCAGCAGGACGGCCGTGCGGCACCGGGCAACGCCGCGGGCGAGGAGATCATCGAAGGCGAGATCGTCGACGACTGA
- a CDS encoding RNA polymerase-binding protein RbpA codes for MAERSLRGTNLSSVSHESDEGVTLSERRLTRYQCPEGHISELPFSVEADIPGLWECRCGAEAKLVDGPEPERKPVKHVRTHWDMLLERRSIPELEELLEERLTLLRESRGVKPRRKRTA; via the coding sequence ATGGCAGAGCGATCATTGCGAGGCACGAACCTCTCGTCCGTCTCCCACGAGAGCGACGAGGGCGTCACCCTCAGCGAACGGCGGTTGACCCGCTACCAGTGCCCGGAGGGGCACATCAGCGAGCTCCCGTTCTCGGTCGAGGCCGACATCCCGGGTCTCTGGGAGTGCCGGTGCGGCGCCGAGGCGAAGTTGGTCGACGGACCCGAACCGGAGCGTAAGCCGGTGAAGCACGTCCGCACCCACTGGGACATGCTGCTGGAGCGGCGTTCGATCCCCGAACTCGAGGAACTGCTCGAGGAGCGGCTCACGCTGCTGCGCGAGTCCCGTGGCGTCAAGCCGCGGCGCAAGCGCACCGCCTGA
- the ybaK gene encoding Cys-tRNA(Pro) deacylase, with protein MGRKGRGREGVEGAATPATRVLTQAAVEFSVHPYEHDPRADSYGLEAAEALGLQPAEVFKTLVAQTDSDRDHGLVVAVVPVDRQVDLKALAAAVGAKKAAMAPVPLVERTTGYVVGGVSPVGQKRPLRTVVDASAQGLPRMYVSGGRRGFDIGLSPADLVAVVDGRFAPISR; from the coding sequence ATGGGACGCAAGGGACGTGGCCGTGAGGGCGTCGAGGGTGCGGCGACACCGGCGACGCGAGTGCTCACCCAGGCGGCGGTGGAGTTCTCGGTGCACCCGTACGAGCATGACCCGCGGGCGGACAGTTACGGCCTCGAAGCGGCTGAGGCGCTGGGTCTCCAACCGGCCGAGGTGTTCAAGACCCTTGTGGCACAGACAGATTCGGACCGTGACCACGGCCTCGTGGTGGCGGTCGTTCCCGTGGATCGTCAGGTCGACCTGAAGGCGTTGGCGGCCGCGGTCGGCGCGAAGAAGGCGGCGATGGCACCGGTGCCGTTGGTGGAGCGCACGACCGGTTATGTGGTCGGCGGCGTGAGCCCGGTGGGTCAGAAGCGCCCGTTGCGCACGGTGGTCGATGCCAGTGCGCAGGGGTTGCCGCGGATGTATGTCAGCGGAGGGCGCCGCGGCTTCGACATCGGGTTGAGTCCGGCCGACCTGGTTGCTGTCGTCGACGGGCGGTTCGCTCCGATCAGTCGGTGA